A window from Amblyomma americanum isolate KBUSLIRL-KWMA chromosome 7, ASM5285725v1, whole genome shotgun sequence encodes these proteins:
- the LOC144098108 gene encoding uncharacterized protein LOC144098108: MASSVLPPPKPLDTTGDAFYSWTVWNKEFDLYATATKLREQAKEVQAARFLVAIGEEARRLFYTFTFGNDADKQDIQIVTQKFEDHFKPTTNLTFNEFRFGSRNQQEVPDALRPFWAYRDELHVDNGLLLRSNKLVISPAKRPEVLHLLHAAHGREEKMKIRKLYRTTAQAVIQACMEVFATHGIPAKICSDNDPPFTTSKYRSFTSHFHVNHVTSSPHYPRGNGMAEWAVQEAKKMLKKFSLGKFEFCSALLEWRNLSRDDLLQSPAERLMGRRTRTRLPVLDCHLEPKTIPTETVRSRLADIRNRQQKCYNKSTRHIPDPDTGSTVSVYGAVQITWAPAVVVGTGDTPRSYIMHAGSGHLRRSRERLRTTIVEIQDPPSETEPPGDTSIQPVMPEDGLRRSTRQRREPQRFPLPECRT, from the exons atggcgtcaTCGGTGCTTCCCCCACCGAAACCGCTGGACACAACGGGGGACGCTTTTTACAGCTGGACCGTCTGGAATAAAGAGTTCGACCTATATGCAACGGCCACGAAGCTGAGAGAGCAAGCAAAGGAGGTTCAAGCTGCCAGGTTCCTTGTGGCAATTGGCGAAGAGGCCAGGCGATTGTTCTACACTTTCACGTTTGGGAATGACGCCGACAAGCAGGACATCCAGATTGTCACGCAGAAGTTTGAGGACCACTTCAAGCCAACAACGAACCTGACATTCAACGAATTTCGCTTCGGCTCCAGGAACCAACAAGAGG TACCGGATGCCCTGCGACCGTTTTGGGCCTACCGCGACGAACTGCATGTCGATAACGGCCTACTGCTTCGGAGCAACAAGCTGGTCATCTCGCCAGCAAAGCGCCCGGAAGTCCTCCACTTACTGCATGCGGCGCACGGGAGAGAAGAGAAAATGAAG ATACGCAAGCTTTACCGCACAACAGCGCAAGCGGTTATCCAAGCATGTATGGAAGTTTTTGCAACACACGGGATACCTGCCAAGATATGCAGTGATAACGACCCCCCGTTCACCACCTCAAAGTACAGGTCATTCACATCTCATTTCCACGTCAACCATGTCACGTCCAGCCCCCACTATCCCCGTGGCAATGGCATGGCAGAGTGGGCCGTTCAAGAGGCAAAAAAGATGCTAAAAAAATTCTCGCTTGGCAAGTTTGAATTTTGCAGCGCACTGCTAGAATGGAGAAATTTATCGAGAGACGACCTTCTGCAGTCCCCAGCCGAAAGACTGATGGGCCGCCGCACCAGAACAAGGCTGCCAGTGCTGGACTGTCATCTGGAGCCGAAGACTATTCCCACCGAAACAGTCCGAAGCCGTCTAGCAGACATTAGGAACCGACAACAGAAGTGCTACAACAAGTCGACCAGACATATCCCGGATCCAGACACAGGGTCCACAGTGTCCGTCTATGGTGCTGTGCAGATAACTTGGGCCCCAGCAGTGGTTGTAGGTACTGGAGACACGCCACGATCCTACATAATGCATGCTGGCAGCGGACATTTGCGTCGCTCAAGAGAACGTCTAAGAACTACGATAGTAGAAATACAGGACCCTCCTTCAGAAACGGAACCACCTGGCGATACTTCGATTCAGCCGGTAATGCCTGAAGACGGCCTTCGTAGAAGCACTCGACAACGTAGGGAGCCACAACGGTTTCCTTTGCCGGAATGCCGAACataa